One stretch of Harmonia axyridis chromosome 1, icHarAxyr1.1, whole genome shotgun sequence DNA includes these proteins:
- the LOC123679403 gene encoding uncharacterized protein LOC123679403 gives MPLYSLGMMSTTLGNFTGKEALRYFDELELRAKLEGWSEDKTLTLLKLKLEGEAYIYFKSDITLNSLTYAELKLRLIQKFTSQKLPGECQWNLSGCMQGQDEDVSSFCIRLRTIGAELLTEDLVGATKEEELGIRKINRNLILNQFKMGLRKDIMKEVGMFLLLEKNLDLEKAEELVKLHEMKNKIIQEYRSFNSQISVIESEITCQLCEKKGHIAKNCRSTGLNWGKRGQNVERICFSCGQLGHFARECRNVRAIHKTQGVRNIDNQPGRWVKECAMNDREIEPGRRKDFDIGTIHINRDVLRRINLPFEKRKKTIEMRQEVESCNQGSSNEGSWGKFKENRVNRIRSEKLSEKEKLPVKTCYKEVGTQTENHEEKRNLVMRDIGIQVENIAEFETKGFSKREGINQSNRDIEEIRVNEAIGMTEKDERKIRGKGKISKQNITSTKSWELTEPIKKVKSYRVEKFDKNTVVPQFDVGELVY, from the exons ATGCCACTCTATTCGTTAGGAATGATGTCGACTACTTTGGGAAATTTTACAGGAAAAGAAGCTTTGAGATATTTTGATGAATTAGAATTAAGGGCAAAATTAGAAGGATGGAGTGAGGACAAAACCCTCACTCTATTGAAACTAAAATTAGAAGGCGAAGCATACATCTATTTTAAATCAGATATCACTTTAAATTCATTGACTTATGCAGAATTAAAATTAagattaattcaaaaatttacttcacaaaaattgccgGGGGAATGTCAGTGGAATTTGAGTGGATGTATGCAGGGACAGGATGAGGATGTATCTTCATTTTGTATCAGATTAAGAACAATAGGTGCGGAATTATTAACTGAAGATTTGGTCGGAGCGACGAAAGAGGAAGAATTGGGTATAAGAAAGATAAATAGgaatttgattttaaatcaATTTAAAATGGGACTTCGAAAAGATATTATGAAGGAGGTTGGTATGTTTTTGTTACTAGAAAAAAACTTGGATTTAGAAAAAGCGGAAGAATTGGTAAAactacatgaaatgaaaaataaaattattcaggaaTACAGGTCATTTAATTCACAAATATCggtaattgaatctgaaataacTTGCCAATTATGCGAGAAGAAGGGACATATCGCGAAAAATTGTAGGAGTACTGGATTAAATTGGGGAAAAAGAGGACAAAACGTCGAGAGGATTTGTTTTTCGTGTGGTCAATTAGGTCATTTCGCAAGGGAATGTAGGAATGTAAGAGCTATACATAAAACTCAAGGAGTGCGAAATATCGATAATCAGCCGGGGCGCTGGGTAAAGGAATGTGCCATGAACGATCGTGAGATAGAACCAGGAAGACGAAAGGATTTTGACATTGGGACGATACATATTAATAGAGATGTTTTACGAAGAATAAATTTGCCATTTGAAAAGAGGAAAAAAACTATAGAGATGAGACAGGAAGTTGAGTCATGTAATCAGGGATCAAGTAATGAGGGATCATGGGGAAAATTTAAAGAGAATCGCGTAAATCGAATTAGGTCGGAGAAACTAAGCGAGAAAGAGAAATTGCCGGTAAAGACGTGTTATAAGGAG GTCGGTACTCAAACGGAAAATCACGaggagaaaagaaatttagtgATGAGGGATATTGGTATTCAAGTAGAAAATATAGCGGAATTTGAAACAAAGGGTTTTTCAAAACGAGAAGGGATAAATCAGTCAAATAgagatattgaagaaataaggGTTAACGAAGCGATAGGGATGACAGAAAAAGATGAGAGGAAAATCCgtggaaaaggaaaaatttcgaAGCAAAATATTACAAGTACGAAATCTTGGGAATTAACTGAACCAATAAAAAAGGTAAAATCTTATAGGGTTgagaaatttgacaaaaatacaGTGGTTCCTCAATTTGATGTAGGGGAATtagtttattaa